In Nicotiana tabacum cultivar K326 chromosome 19, ASM71507v2, whole genome shotgun sequence, one DNA window encodes the following:
- the LOC107788187 gene encoding receptor-like serine/threonine-protein kinase At2g45590: MPPENPFPPPLTTLPVFPTTYLPPPPPPPPSYHHHSHSPLIPPFIAAAFALTFFIVAAIIYRKVSRNRTVPTDLKSPPPPHKFSYSVLRRATGSFSAANRLGQGGFGSVYKGVLPSGQEVAVKLMDASGSLQGEREFHNELSLASRIDTTFCHHVVPILGFSSDEHSYKHHCSSRRRRRLVLVYEYMHNGSLQDALLDRKCPELMQWRKRFDIISSLAKGVEYLHYSCDPPIVHGDIKPSNILLDYNFDAKIADFGLAQSLTKDDQVVECFIEDEERVEKGAKGEVLENVDENGSILEGNESVVTEEVVINVDQLPESCCVRVLDGEAGGVSPEVGVPSEGMEKTSVSEVFFDGISVDSGISRGIGRGISQSGRDWWWKQENVNGGSDSGRIKDYVMEWIGSEIKKERPKKDWIATTSAEEDVAKGGQQKQRKKLEWWGSLDEEKLRKEKKNRKPREWWKEEFCEELAKKKKKRDLKGGEMWWQRDEELVPERKRRKSKGSRSSIDWWLDSFSGEFRIGRRSSQDFASGDIPKSGGVSSTPSMRGTVCYIAPEYGGGGQLSEKCDVYSFGVLLLVLVSGRRPLQVTASPMSEFERANLVSWARQLAHSGKLLDLVDPNIQLLDREQALLCITIALLCLQRSPNKRPTMKEIVGMLCGESEPPHLPFEFSPSPPSNFPFKSRKKARFNPSYPNSQLSKG; this comes from the exons ATGCCTCCAGAAAACCCATTTCCGCCTCCTCTAACCACCCTACCTGTCTTCCCCACCACCTACCTACCTCCCCCGCCACCCCCACCACCCTCGTACCATCACCATTCTCACTCCCCTCTCATCCCACCCTTTATAGCTGCTGCTTTTGCCTTGACATTCTTCATTGTTGCTGCCATCATTTACCGCAAAGTGTCACGCAATAGGACTGTTCCTACAGATCTGAAGTCACCTCCACCACCCCACAAGTTCTCCTACTCTGTCCTCCGTCGCGCTACTGGCTCATTCTCAGCTGCTAATCGTCTTGGCCAAGGTGGATTTGGTTCTGTTTACAAAGGCGTCCTTCCCTCTGGACAGGAGGTAGCCGTGAAGCTCATGGATGCTTCTGGCTCCCTCCAAGGCGAGAGGGAGTTCCACAATGAACTCTCTCTCGCCTCGAGGATAGACACTACGTTTTGCCATCACGTAGTGCCTATCCTCGGCTTCTCCTCCGACGAGCATAGTTATAAGCACCACTGCTCTAGTCGGAGGAGGAGAAGATTAGTTCTTGTTTATGAGTATATGCATAATGGTAGCCTCCAAGATGCCTTGTTAGATCGAAAATGCCCTGAGTTAATGCAATGGAGAAAGAGATTTGATATTATAAGTTCCCTTGCAAAGGGTGTTGAGTATCTCCATTATTCGTGTGATCCTCCTATAGTACATGGAGATATAAAGCCGTCTAATATATTGTTGGATTACAATTTTGATGCAAAAATAGCTGACTTTGGTCTAGCACAGTCTTTGACTAAAGATGATCAAGTTGTTGAGTGTTTCATTGAAGATGAGGAGAGAGTTGAGAAGGGGGCAAAAGGAGAAGTACTTGAGAATGTGGATGAAAATGGGTCGATTCTTGAAGGAAATGAGAGTGTGGTGACAGAGGAGGTTGTGATAAATGTGGATCAGTTGCCGGAGAGTTGTTGTGTGAGGGTGTTGGATGGGGAAGCGGGAGGGGTGTCGCCTGAGGTGGGAGTGCCATCAGAGGGTATGGAAAAGACTAGTGTTTCTGAGGTTTTTTTTGATGGGATTAGTGTGGATAGTGGAATTTCGAGAGGGATTGGGAGAGGAATTAGTCAATCAGGTagagattggtggtggaaacagGAGAATGTGAATGGTGGATCAGATTCGGGGAGGATTAAGGACTATGTGATGGAATGGATTGGTAGTGAGATTAAAAAAGAAAGGCCTAAGAAGGACTGGATCGCGACCACAAGTGCAGAAGAAGATGTTGCGAAAGGGGGGCAACAGAAGCAAAGAAAGAAGCTTGAATGGTGGGGATCTTTGGATGAGGAGAAACTtcggaaagaaaagaagaataggaAGCCAAGAGAATGGTGGAAAGAAGAGTTTTGTGAGGAGTTagccaagaaaaagaagaaaagggatctCAAAGGGGGAGAAATGTGGTGGCAAAGGGATGAAGAACTAGTGCCAGaaagaaagaggagaaaaagTAAGGGAAGTAGAAGCAGCATTGATTGGTGGCTTGATAGTTTCAGTGGGGAGTTTCGAATTGGAAGAAGAAGTAGTCAAGATTTTGCCAGTGGAGATATTCCCAAGAGTGGAGGTGTGAGTAGTACCCCTAGTATGAGAGGAACCGTTTGTTATATTGCTCCAGAGTATGGTGGCGGAGGGCAGCTCTCAGAGAAGTGTGATGTGTATAGTTTTGGTGTTCTGTTGTTGGTTTTGGTATCAGGGAGAAGGCCACTCCAAGTTACAGCTTCTCCTATGTCAGAATTTGAGAGGGCTAATCTGGTTTCATGGGCAAGGCAGCTTGCTCATTCGGGCAAGCTTTTGGATCTTGTTGATCCCAATATTCAGTTACTGGATAGAGAGCAAGCATTGCTTTGCATCACAATAGCACTACTCTGTTTACAAAGATCACCTAACAAGCGCCCGACAATGAAAGAGATTGTTGGAATGCTTTGTGGTGAATCTGAGCCACCCCACTTGCCATTTGAGTTTTCCCCTTCACCACCATCCAATTTTCCTTTCAAGTCCCGGAAAAAGGCCCG ATTTAACCCCTCTTATCCCAATTCCCAACTGTCCAAGGGGTGA